AATTTATTACAATTGAGTTTTCTGGACTTCATCTATTCTTCTTTTTGTTCTGATGTTCAGGTCCGGTTACCACATAATCCACATTTGTACTGAAATGGCACCATTGGTCTCAGTTGGATCTTTGGCACTATATGTGACCGGCTTATCTCGCGCCTTGCAAAGAAAGGGACATCTGGTCGAGGTTATCTTACCCAAGTAATCAAGAATATTTTTGCCACTCTCATTTTTGGTTGGGTTACAGGTTGCACTTGCGACTTCTTTATTTATGCTTTTCTTGAACTACCATCTCAAGAGCCATTATAAAAAGCAATTTAGATTCAGATGTAGATGAAAAGAGATGGGATGTATACTCTATTTAAAGGAACTAAAGATCTATTTCGATTATCTTCTTTTTTAGGATGCAATTTAACTTGTTACGTAAGTTACCTAAAGGTGCTCTCTGCTAAGTTCTAGGAGAACCAACACCTGTATTCATGTTGATCTCGTTACACCAATTTTCTAGACATATATTAGTTTAGCACTCATCAGCTTCTATGAACTATGTATCTATGCATAGGTGGTGTTCTCATTCATATACTACTTGTGCCTGCTGCCTCTTCATGTTTACTCTGTTTTAGTCATAAGACGTTTTAGATAAGTGAAGTTCATGGATTCTGCTGAATAAATTTAATACAGGTATGCTAGCTTAAATTTAAATGAAGTTCATGGATTACGAGAAGTTGATGCGGAGTTCCATTCATACTTTAATGGTCAACAGCGTGGAAACAGAATCTGGACTGGGTGAGTTTCTGCTTAGTGTGTTCTaagttcaaaaaaaataaaattttgatctATTTTCCTTTCTGGGGTGAGGCTGATTGTCAGGGAACTGGAAGAACATGGATAATTACAGTTGGAGAGTGGGGAGTTGGTGTCTAAACTACATCACACTGTTTATATCAAACTTTATCCTGACACTAACTGCAGTAAACCTTGCATTCATTGTTACACAGGGTTGTCTATGGCATTGGAGTGACTTTCATAGAACCTCTGTACTATTCATCATTTTTCAGCCGTGAGAACATATATGGCTACTCAAATGATTTTGAACGGTTTGTAACTATTCAGATTACCTCACAATTGAATGAAGTAGGATAAGAATTTCATACTTCTTATTGTTCCCCTCAAACTCTTAGCTTCCTAAAACTTTTCTTCTAATTTTTTACTTTCCCCATTATTCTCAAGCTGATCCCAACTGGTTTGGTTTGATGTGTATTAGATTGATTGCTTAACATGTACTTCCCCGTTCTCTCAGCAAGAGGACCATTTGATGCTCAACTATTCCGTATTTCttgctttttttctttcttcctttttaaAGACTGAAGGCGCTTATTTATGCATGTCTTCGACTTAATATGTTCTTATGCATAGTCTTTATATCCGATTCAAGTATATGTCTGTTTTGGAACACTCTCTTGATATCAAATGTGATTAGAACTTGAAAACTTCTCAGAATGCAGCCTTTCAGCTGGATTACTTCATGATGTTGTTGGTCAACTCTTATTATGAGCTATTTATTTTGGTTAAGGTTGCTTCATGCTTGACTCTAACTGGAAAGGACTTTAATAAACAACATACTCCAGACACCAGTTTTTTGTTTAGTATCTAATAATAATTTGAACACAATATTTCCAGCATTCTAAAGTTCACTTCAAATGCAGAGATATCCTCCTAATATGTTGTATGAATTTCAATTGGTTTCTTTTGCATCTTCTCTTTCTTCCCACTTGTCTAAACCACTGATCTAAAAAAAGTATGAGAAATTCATATTGGACTAATGTTGAGAAGCACGGTTACACTATTCTTCGTTAACCAAAGCTTGACAGCTTATTGACTAGAAGAGGGCAGGAATCAGTTGATCATGCTAAAGATTTGATTTATTTGCTGTATAACTGCTTGACTAACATCTATGGAATCTAAGAAACTTCTAAAGAATAGTAACATCCATACTGAGAGAATGTGCTGTGAAATGTGGTCAAGATCCAATGTGATATGTTAATGCTAAATAAGTTAGCTCCTTTTAAGTTGTAGCAATGATAGAAAAATGCTAGTATTCTTTTGTTGTTTAGAGCTGAAGTCAGGTAGAGAATGACTTCTCTGCAAAGTTGTTTAATTTTGCCGAACTTCTTTATATTTCTACCCCAAACAaactcctaattgcttgaggctAGCTTTTGAATACTTTTCTGTTTGATTAGACTGGATGTGTTGGGGCTGTATCATGGTAAACTTAGATCAGATTCAACTATCTCTACTGAATTCCTCTTTATCAACAAGGTATAATTTCTGGAAAATTGCTTAAATTGTTCTCTGGCTAATCCTTATGATATTTTTTGGAGTAAATGACGCCAAAAACTGCAAATAAAGGTATCAAGACTTTGAACATACTCCGTTCATCACAGAATTGTCCAGGTTGTATGGCAATAGAAGACTTGAGGACCATGTTATTGAGAATAAAGTGCTGTTTGGATGGTTGCTTGTTCAAGCATAGGTGTATTTCTGTAGATCTGATAGTCTAATTAGAAAAAAACAGCTACTAGTGGGGCAGTGCATTTGTGTACACCTCGACCCCTCCCTCTTTCCCACCCCAATCTTTCTGCAATGCAGCCGGCCAGCTGTTTGAAGAAGTTACTAAGTCACTTGTATTTAGTGGCGTTTTGTGATCTATTCTTCCTGCATGCGCTTAAATTTTTGGGTGGTTAACTTTAATTCTTCAGTTGTCAAGTAGTGACATATATTTTCCTCTGAATTATCATTTGATGGCAGATTCTCCTACTTCTCTCGCGCTTCATTGGATTATATAGTTAAAGCAGGAAAGCAGCCGGATGTGCTTCATATACACAACTGGGAAACATCTATTGTTGGTCCACTGTTTTGGGATGTTTTTGTAAATCAGGTTCACTTCGTAGCATTTGCATTCAACAATGATAAACTTCTTACTTCATGTTTACTATTAGTTGTATAGATCTGACATCACTCTGTTTCTTCTCAACGTGGAGCCATTTGATTGCCTTTTTTTTATGAAGTAAATATTTTTTTCATTAATAAATTGGCCAAAATCGGCTGTATACAAGATGTATACCCAAAAAGTAGAGAGTCTACAAAATATATGATTCTTTAAAAATGACACTCAATCTTCTATACAACAAGCAACTACATGGGTGCTCCAAGAGAAAATAAGGGATCAGAGACTACTCCTCAACTGAGACCTGAGTAAAACTCATCTCTACCCCTTCAAAAGCTCTCccgtttctctctctctcccaacAACCCACATTAATGCGTCTTCTCCCACTCTTCCAGCTGACCATAAATTCTTTTACGGTTCCTGGCATCGCCCATGAGATACTAAACCAACTAAAAATATCCCACCATAATCTCGTGGCTAGACCATAATGTAGAACAATATGCACATCCTCGCCCGCCTCCTTGCACATGTAACGCCAAACTGATGCAAACAACCTTCTACTTTCTAAGATTTTCCACCGTCAAGATCACTCCTCTAGTGGCTAACCAAGTGAAAAAACACACCTCCCTTGGCATCTTAGTATCCGTAGCAAATTATATGGAAAGACGTCCTCCTCCCTAACCAAAATTCTCATAAAAGGACTTAACAAAGAATACTCTGTTATTCTCTAAACCCCACCTCATACCATCGAGGCTATCAACTGGCATGCCTTGCTTATGAAGCAAATCCAGCAATTGTTGAAATTCAGTCACCTCCCAATCATGGAAATCTCTTCTGAATCTCAAGTCCCAAAAAATCTCTTCACTTTGTATCCCCCGAATTTTGGCATGATACTCCATAAGTGCTCGAGAATTCATCTTTCAACAagggatcttatgggttattatttagttgggtcgggtttaaatgatggagcgggtttaaaaaatgatttcgggttatttgggggataatttccgtcaagacagggGTACATTTGAGaactttaaggatgagaggggtattttgacccaaaataagttcggaggatatttttagccctttttccaaagtagaggggtatttttgacccttttccctatttcTTAGGCAAAAACTATGACGATTGATGTTTCTGTCAAAATTAGCTTTCTCTCTGCATTGTGGTTGATGCTTTCGTCCTTCTCAAATGTACAGGGACTTGAAGGTACCAGGATAATGTTGACATGCCAAAGCTTGGAGTCTCAGGCAAGAGCCCCATTATGTGTTCTTGACTATTTCTCTTAGAATGGCTTTGAAATGTACCAAGCCTCTTGACAATCTCTAAAGGTCATATGTGACAGTGTGTAGAGCAACCTGAAAAGTTAGCCCTATGTGGGCTTGATCCTCACGGACTACATCGTTCTGACCGTCTGCAAGATAACCACAAGTCCCATCTTGTCAATGTTTTGAAGGTATTTGATGCTTTCTGACCTCCTAACTGTTTGCCGCCATTGGATGCTTGACTGCACAGTTACCGGATGCCGTAGGGTCACATAAGTGGAATATCTGTCCATTAGAAGGGATTCCTACTCCATATTTTACTGCACATGATAATTGGAGAGATTTTGAACTTGAAAGCAGGCACATGACATCTCCGTCCACGCTTTTCATTTATATTTGTCTATAAATATAAAATTCTTGTTTTCTTTTGCCTTTTGGTTTCCTCGTTAAATGGATTATGTTTAGCTAAAGTTGAGCTCGTTTAGTGGGCATCATGTAATATTTTGCTCCTTTGTCTTCGTCCAGGCTGGAGTTGTTTACTCCAATAAAGTTATTATAATGTCATCCATGCAAACAAAAGGGCAGATAATTAATGCTACGATTCATGGTCTGGAGCCCACCTTAACCATACACAAGTATGTGTTCCTCTTCAACATTTTACAATTAGGACTAGTATGAATTTCTGATTCGTTGGCAAGTTTTATTCTTTGCTAGAGGCTCTAGAGATGCTTTTGCTTTGCTGCAACAGATCAGTAGTCTCTTAGGTTTGTTTCTTCTCTGGTGTTTATTAGGTTTTCATTTGCTAATACAGTTTGATTGTAGGGACAAGTTAGTAGTTGCTCCTCCTGGATTTGACAGTTCAGCTTGGGATCCTTCAGTGGATAAGTTTCTTCCACAAAACTACAGTGCAGATAATATGAAGGGGAAATCTACCTGCAAAGTCTCGTTGCAGCAGCATCTGGGGTTGCAGGAGCAAGCATCCATTATTCTCGTAGGTTTTACTCTGGTTGAAGATTTACCTGCAAAAGTCTATAACCAAACACTATGGATAGGGATTTCTCAAAGATTATCTCTTCTTTTAGCTTCTTCTTTATGAGATTGTCTAGGTCAGTCTGCCTGATGATATACTGCCACTAATCAAGGGACAAAATATTGTACTATATGAGAAAGTACCACTGAAGTTAGAAGAACGAAGTAGCTGAGGGGGGAAGTTTCTGGAAATTTGAAAACAGACATTTTCTTCACTTTCTACTGATGATTTTAGTTTCATGTAGTATGAATGATATTGAACTGTGCTTTCCATAAGGAAAACCGAGGTGTCCTTAATAGAACTCGGTAAAATGTCTGCATTGCTGGTAAATTTTATATCCTTACTCTATTGGATGCCTTTTAGGAACTTGTAAACCAAATTTTCTTTCTGAACGTTATGGTTCCTCTTGGTAATTTTCGCTAGGTACTATTCCATGGAAGATTGGTGACATGCAATTTGATGTGCGCGTCTTTTGCTCTCTCTGAAATCCATTATAGATTCTTGATTATAACTTGCTTTGTTTTAAGGCATCCATCTGTTGTGTGTCCAGATGAGGACATCATTGCTGTTGTTCAAATTTAATATTGCGTTCAAATTGAATCTCAAACTTGAAATTCAGCAAATAGCAACCGCTGAAGAGATCTCATGGAGACAAAAATCAAGATGTTTATGGTTGAAAGAGGGGGATAAGAATACAAAGTTTTTCCAAAGAATGGCCAACTCTCATAGAAAGGGCAATACCATTGACAGACTCAAAATAGGGGATGAAGTAATTGAAGACAAAGGAAGGATCAAGGATGGTATTCTGGAGTACTATCAACAAATTTACAAAGAAACTGAATCTTGGAGACCCTCAGCTGTCTTTGAAGGTCTGTCAAGTCTCAACACAGTGGATAAAGAGGACCTTGAACTTCCTTTCACCGAAATGGAGATTTTAGAAGCTCTCATGACTTGTGCCCCTGACAAAGCTCCAGGCCCTGATGGTTTCACTatggctttctttcaaaaatcatggaACTTCATCAAAGCAGACCTGCTAGCAGCTTTTAATTTCTTTCATCAGAACTGCCAAATGGTGAGATCATGCAATGCCTCTTTCATTGCTCTTATCCCAAAGAAGAAAGGGGCCGCAGAGCTTAGAGATTATAGGCCTATAAGTCTTATAGGCAGTGTCTACAAATTGCTGGCCAAAATTTTAGCTAAGAGGCTCGGA
Above is a genomic segment from Lycium barbarum isolate Lr01 chromosome 12, ASM1917538v2, whole genome shotgun sequence containing:
- the LOC132623063 gene encoding probable starch synthase 4, chloroplastic/amyloplastic isoform X6 — encoded protein: MRSGELEEKGTDIWKLFREAQQNILYLNKQRIMAKEELDRVKREKISLLDRIEQLEKAKLINTRKDKFSISAELLLRIDAMVLTSLIGSKEASEFRRLIMDSNVSIADYFSEIMHKQDTELLVELRHFSGKSRKSGYHIIHICTEMAPLVSVGSLALYVTGLSRALQRKGHLVEVILPKYASLNLNEVHGLREVDAEFHSYFNGQQRGNRIWTGVVYGIGVTFIEPLYYSSFFSRENIYGYSNDFERFSYFSRASLDYIVKAGKQPDVLHIHNWETSIVGPLFWDVFVNQGLEGTRIMLTCQSLESQCVEQPEKLALCGLDPHGLHRSDRLQDNHKSHLVNVLKAGVVYSNKVIIMSSMQTKGQIINATIHGLEPTLTIHKGSRDAFALLQQISSLLGLFLLWCLLGFHLLIQFDCRDKLVVAPPGFDSSAWDPSVDKFLPQNYSADNMKGKSTCKVSLQQHLGLQEQASIILVGCIFSDISDIELENLKTLIWMASRRGVQFVFMGSGQTPGLNTAMEYFEEELKDENTRFLNKYDEALAHLVLAGSDIMLCPSFDDTILQVPLKAMRYGAMPILLNSTDRKSGHFVDRDLEGSKFSGYIKDNFTNIPLSQAIDELKNNPSKWDKKIVDAMTKDFSWDAECCDIHISAYAEIKNL